One genomic segment of Spartinivicinus poritis includes these proteins:
- a CDS encoding efflux RND transporter periplasmic adaptor subunit: MKKTFLVIVLVGLGFTGGYFAQQWLPHLMGDGGMTDDGMSEPSAERKPLYWVAPMDPNYKRDKPGLSPMGMDLVPVYPEDAAGKDEPGLVKIDATVENNLGVKTAKVMRQKVASNINTVGYISHNEDKLHHIHTRVEGWIEKLNRKAVGDPVEQGDIVFELYSPTLVNAQYEFLSLLKTNNKGLIQASKERLMALGLDGQAIKQLVNTQQVSQRIQIRAPMSGYVTKLGVREGMYVKPMTQIMEIGDLSEVWVIAEVFARQASLIQPGQPATMSTDFLPGRSWQGKVDYIYPDLDSTTRTFKVRLRFPNQALSLKPNMFVHLAIDAKSTKPTLLIPNAALIRSGTMNRVVKALGDGKYQSITVTTGKETGQQVEILSGLKEGDRIVTSAQFLIDSESSITADFNRMETAEKMPKTESEKPVDHSTMDHSNMNHTNQ, translated from the coding sequence ATGAAAAAAACTTTTTTAGTTATTGTGCTGGTAGGCTTGGGCTTTACTGGTGGTTATTTTGCTCAACAATGGTTGCCCCACTTAATGGGTGATGGTGGGATGACTGATGATGGTATGAGTGAGCCATCAGCTGAGCGTAAGCCTTTATACTGGGTGGCACCAATGGACCCCAATTATAAACGGGATAAGCCTGGCTTGTCGCCAATGGGCATGGACTTAGTGCCTGTTTATCCTGAAGACGCCGCAGGTAAGGATGAGCCTGGGTTGGTTAAAATTGATGCGACGGTAGAAAATAACTTAGGGGTTAAGACCGCTAAAGTAATGAGACAAAAGGTGGCTAGTAACATCAATACCGTCGGCTATATCAGTCACAATGAAGACAAGCTGCATCATATTCATACCCGAGTCGAGGGCTGGATTGAAAAATTAAATCGTAAAGCCGTTGGTGACCCAGTAGAACAAGGTGACATTGTTTTCGAACTTTACTCTCCCACTTTAGTTAATGCCCAATATGAATTTTTAAGCTTATTAAAAACCAATAATAAAGGGTTAATCCAAGCCTCTAAAGAGCGGTTAATGGCATTAGGGTTAGATGGCCAAGCGATTAAACAACTCGTTAATACTCAACAAGTGAGTCAACGTATTCAAATTCGGGCCCCCATGTCCGGTTATGTGACCAAGTTGGGTGTGAGAGAAGGTATGTACGTTAAACCGATGACCCAAATTATGGAAATAGGCGATTTATCAGAGGTTTGGGTAATTGCGGAAGTATTCGCTCGTCAAGCCAGTTTAATTCAGCCGGGGCAACCTGCCACAATGAGTACTGATTTTTTACCCGGAAGAAGCTGGCAAGGTAAAGTGGATTATATTTACCCAGATTTAGACAGCACCACCCGTACGTTTAAAGTCCGGCTACGTTTCCCCAATCAAGCATTATCACTAAAACCGAATATGTTTGTTCATTTGGCTATTGATGCCAAAAGTACAAAGCCCACATTACTGATACCTAACGCTGCATTAATTCGCAGTGGCACCATGAACCGAGTGGTGAAAGCGTTAGGCGATGGTAAGTATCAATCTATAACTGTCACCACAGGAAAAGAAACCGGTCAACAGGTGGAAATTCTGTCTGGGTTAAAAGAAGGTGATCGCATAGTGACTTCAGCACAATTTTTAATTGATTCGGAGTCAAGTATTACCGCTGATTTTAATCGAATGGAAACAGCAGAAAAAATGCCTAAGACTGAAAGTGAAAAACCTGTAGACCATTCAACGATGGACCATTCCAACATGAATCACACCAATCAATGA